In Limibacter armeniacum, a single window of DNA contains:
- the gldA gene encoding gliding motility-associated ABC transporter ATP-binding subunit GldA, protein MGISVKNLTKIYGAQRAVDNISFEAKEGEILGFLGPNGAGKSTTMKIATCYIPPTSGTVEVGGYNVETDPLEVKKIVGYLPEHNPLYLDMYVHEYLEFIAGMHGLSGKQKQSRVAEMVSLVGLTREQRKKIGTLSKGYRQRIGLAQALIHDPKVLILDEPTTGLDPNQISEIRDVIKGISQQKTVMLSTHIMQEVQALCDRVIIINKGKIVTDDKTANLQQQSDQFSISVEFAGKTDHAFLKQIEGVNSVDEIGTNKYLVFASKDLRAEIFHAAVNANTIIIGLSQESISLESAFQKLTQSK, encoded by the coding sequence ATGGGAATTTCAGTAAAAAACCTCACCAAAATATACGGAGCCCAACGGGCTGTTGATAACATCTCTTTTGAAGCCAAAGAAGGTGAGATTCTTGGTTTTCTGGGACCAAATGGTGCCGGAAAGTCTACGACCATGAAGATCGCCACGTGTTATATCCCTCCTACCAGTGGCACAGTGGAAGTAGGTGGATACAATGTCGAAACGGATCCGCTTGAGGTAAAAAAGATTGTTGGCTACTTACCAGAACACAATCCTCTGTATCTGGACATGTATGTGCATGAATACTTGGAGTTTATTGCAGGAATGCATGGACTGAGTGGCAAACAAAAACAATCAAGGGTTGCTGAAATGGTCTCGCTTGTTGGGTTGACAAGAGAACAGCGGAAGAAAATTGGGACACTTTCAAAAGGATACCGCCAACGTATAGGTTTGGCTCAGGCGCTGATACATGACCCAAAGGTATTGATTTTGGATGAGCCTACTACTGGACTGGACCCAAACCAGATCAGTGAAATCAGAGATGTGATCAAAGGTATCAGCCAACAAAAAACGGTCATGCTATCTACCCACATCATGCAGGAAGTACAGGCGCTTTGCGATAGGGTCATAATAATCAACAAAGGTAAGATTGTGACTGATGACAAAACGGCCAACTTACAGCAGCAATCAGATCAATTCAGCATCAGTGTAGAGTTTGCAGGAAAAACAGATCATGCTTTCCTGAAACAAATAGAAGGGGTTAACAGCGTTGATGAAATCGGTACAAACAAATACCTTGTTTTTGCATCAAAAGACCTACGAGCTGAAATCTTCCATGCAGCTGTCAATGCCAATACCATCATCATTGGACTCTCTCAGGAGAGTATTTCTCTTGAAAGTGCTTTCCAAAAACTCACGCAATCAAAATAA